A stretch of DNA from Dioscorea cayenensis subsp. rotundata cultivar TDr96_F1 chromosome 4, TDr96_F1_v2_PseudoChromosome.rev07_lg8_w22 25.fasta, whole genome shotgun sequence:
caaaaacACAGGAAGCCAGCTTACCTCAACTTGATTCTGCAAGGACTGTACATAGTTTATGATCTCATCTAACATAAGAGCTTTCCCAGTCACCTATGTTTTTCACCAAGACATCAACAAAACTACAATTAGAttacgaagaagaagaagaagaagatctcATTCTAAATGTAGATTATAAACAAATGATCAGGAGCCTCACCTTGTCACAGCCAGGAACTAAACCTTGTAGCAGCTTCATCCTAGCACTTATTTTTTCCCTTCTAACCTACAAAACCATTTGAATAGTACTGTAGTTAGAGATACTGATCTCAAACAGCTATACTACGCGTAtggtgaaaaatatataaatatatagattataGTACTCTTTCTGCAAGGCTGTGGCTATCTGTTGCTTGGCCCCTCCTTGCTCTAACATGAATATAACCTTCAGGAGGCTCCTGATCacaagttttcttcttcttctctttcttgctGATCTTATCCTCCTCAACTTCCTTTAATCCACCATTTGCTTTTTTCTTGCTCCTGCTCTTACTCtcctttgaaaagaaaaacccCAATGAAAAACTTATAATAATTTCTGAAAGTTATATagtaaaacaataatatatatatatatatacaccttgGATTGTATAGAACTCAAGCAAGTAAGATCACtgctctttcttttcttctcaacATCAGAGGTTTTGGAGGTGGTGCTACTATTATGGGAGGTACAACTCTCATGGGGTCTGGCATCATTATCAATGATCTCTGGCATGGGATCATGTGCAAAGAAGTATTGGAATGAAGAGGAGGAGTAGTTGGTAGCCATGTCTTGATTGCGTAGGGGTATCTCCATGGAAGTGTTTGAAAGGTAAGCAGTGTCCAAAAGGAAAGGGTGGTGGAGTTGGTAGGATGAGGCTGCCATTTGTGTATAAGATCTGAAGCTGAGAAAGGAACTaagaaggaaggagagaaaTGATAAAATGAATACCAGT
This window harbors:
- the LOC120258147 gene encoding transcription factor bHLH137-like, with the protein product MAASSYQLHHPFLLDTAYLSNTSMEIPLRNQDMATNYSSSSFQYFFAHDPMPEIIDNDARPHESCTSHNSSTTSKTSDVEKKRKSSDLTCLSSIQSKESKSRSKKKANGGLKEVEEDKISKKEKKKKTCDQEPPEGYIHVRARRGQATDSHSLAERVRREKISARMKLLQGLVPGCDKVTGKALMLDEIINYVQSLQNQVEFLSMKLASLNPILYNLGIDFDGNINQLEKLEGQSQPLPTVHPTNHIQLTAFEEATNNYRMMEASAPFLLHGEGPTAFSQDNSNSLMQMSGQSTQGGGFLTQLLSNSMLSFH